A single genomic interval of Lathyrus oleraceus cultivar Zhongwan6 chromosome 7, CAAS_Psat_ZW6_1.0, whole genome shotgun sequence harbors:
- the LOC127101698 gene encoding uncharacterized protein LOC127101698, whose product MFDARTETLSNETSYFTIFDIHRVDIDFGCINIQKQPSIKHPLLKNHKIQLYPTFTRNIVQKRPSYDLMMSITLDTNQTTTFHGGYAYVGAYNLQLKGKQYSLSGILVESGQPSNLNSIFDGIRVMPNLYGDSEIYLTSRWTAGGSGCYNIHCPGFVQVKSNPYLGMVISHVSSIGSFKKWVVVPTIKQIQV is encoded by the exons ATGTTTGATGCAAGAACTGAAACTCTATCAAATGAGACAAGTTATTTTACTATATTTGATATC CATCGTGTGGACATTGATTTTGGTTGTATTAATATCCAGAAGCAACCTTCTATAAAGCATCCTTtattaaaaaatcataaaatccAG CTTTATCCAACCTTTACAAGAAACATTGTGCAAAAAAGACCATCTTATGATCTTATGATG TCGATCACCCTCGATACAAATCAAACTACGACATTTCATGGAGGATATGCATACGTTGGTGCATATAATTTACAGCTTAAAGGAAAACAATATAGTTTATCTGGAATTTTGGTTGAGAGTGGTCAACCATCTAATTTAAATAGCATATTTGATGGCATCAGG GTTATGCCAAACTTATATGGAGATAGTGAAATTTACCTAACATCACGTTGGACG GCAGGTGGATCAGGATGTTACAATATTCATTGTCCTGGGTTCGTGCAAGTCAAAAGTAATCCATATCTTGGAATGGTCATATCACATGTTTCTAGCATTGGATCGTTTAAAAAATGGGTTGTTGTTCCCACAATCAAACAG ATCCAAGTTtga